GATCGTATCGGCGCCGTACTCCGTCATCATGATCGGCTTGCCGGGACAACGCTGGATCCAGCCGTTCAGCTCTTTGCGAAGCGCCATCTTGGCCATCTCGAATTCCCCGCCGAGCGCGTACCAGCCGTAGTAGCGGTTTAGGCAAATGACATCGACCAACTCCGCCACCTTGTCGCGGTCGGGAGTAGCCATCATGATGTTCACGATCGTCACCGGCCGCTTCTGTGGGTCAAGCTCCTTCGTCAATTCGACGAGCGGCCGGAAATATTCCACGGCTCCCTCCTCCTCGGAAGCGGGCTCGTTCGCGACGCACCACATCACGACTGAAGGATGGTTTTTATCGCGAGCGACAAGCTCCCGAATCGCCTCCGCATGACAATCCTGGGTTTTCAATACTTCCCAAGTGTTTCTCTTCGGTCCGCGAGTCGGCGTGACATTAAAGCTCAGATGCAGGCCGACGGCAGGCGTTTCGTCGATGACGACGATGCCTTCGCGATCGGCGAGCCGCATCATTTCCTCCGAATACGGATAATGCGCGGTGCGGAACGAGTTGGCGCCGATCCACTTCATTAATCGGAAGTCCATCACGTTGGCCGCCTCATTGATGCCTCTTCCGTTCATCGGAGTATCCTCATGCTTGCCGAAGCCCTTGAAGTAGAACGGCTTGTTGTTGATCAAAAATTGGCCGTTCTTCACTTCCACGGTCCGAACGCCAAAAGGTTGTTCATAGACGTCTACGACATTTCCGTCATCGAGAAGCTCCAATCGAAGCTGATACAAGTATGCGTTCAATGGCTCCCAAAGCTTCGCCTGATCGATCGTAAGCGTACCTGCAGCGCCTAAGCTTTCCGCAACTCGATTCCCGTCTTCGTCGATGACGGCAACCTTCACCTGCACATCGCCTTCGATATCGGTTTCATAGCGAACGATGCCTTCCGAACCGCGAAGATCGGTGACGATCGTAACGTCCTTCAGGTAGCTCTTCGGCGTCGTATAAATCTTGACCGGGCGATGAAGTCCCGCGTAATTAAAGAAGTCGAAGTACGGACTGTTTTTGACGACCTTCCCGATTCCGGGCACCTCCGTCTCGCTATAGGAACCCATAGGAAGCGTCGTTTCGTCGACGATGTTGTTCACGGCGACCGTCACCCGGTTTTTCCCCGCATGTAAATACGCATTCACTTCGGCTTCGAACGGCGTAAAGCCGCCCGTATGCTCAGTGACGAGCACGCCGTTGACATATACTTTGGCTTTATGCGTAGCGCATCCGAAGCGCAGCACGATGCGCTGCGAGAACAGCATGCTCGGCACAGCAAAGTCTCTCTCGTACCACACCCAGCCGACATGGTTCCGAATGTCGGCCGTCACCCCCGCATCATTAAACGAGGCCGGTACAGCCATGCTGATCGAATCCGTAAGCGGAGCGTTCATCCACTCTTCTTCAAAGCCTTGTCCTGCGTCAAGTTTGAATCTCCAAATGCCCCCTAAATCAATGACGTTGCGCGTTTCCGTTACGATTGGATATAGCATCCTGTTTCGCTCCTTATACGTAAATTTCTTTACCCTTTCACAGCGCCGATCATGATCCCTTTGACGAAATACTTCTGGAAGAACGGGTACGCAACGAGTATTGGTAAAGCCCCGATGACCGCAATCGCCATTTTCACCGAATCTGAAGGCATTTCCGCTAATGCGGCGCCGGCTTCCGCACCCATGGAATCTTTAATGAAGTTCATATCTTCCATAATTCGCTTCAATAAATTTTGAATGCTGAATAACTCCGGCTTCGTGATATAAATCATGCCGTTCTGCCAATCGTTCCAATACATGATGGAAATGAACATTCCGATGGTCGCCATGATCGGCGTCGATAATGGAAGAACGATCGACCAGAGCGTTCGGAACTCCCCGGCGCCGTCAAGCTGCGCGGACTCGAGCAGCGCGGCCGGAATCGTCGTCTGGAAGAAGGTCCGCATGAGCATGACGTAAAATCCGTTGGTCAACAACCCAGGAATGATGAGCGCCCAAATGGTATTTTTCAATTCGAAAAATTGCGTGTATACCAAGTAGCTAGGGACAAGTCCGCCATGAAACAGCATGGTGAAAAACACCAGAAACATAATGAGATTGCGATGCGGCGTCACGCTTCTGGATAGCGGGTAGGCAAGAAGGGCCGTAATCGTTACGCCAAGCAACGTTCCAAAGATCGTGATGAAGAGCGTGACTCCGTAAGCGCGGATAATATCCGCTCCCCTGTCGAACAAATACGTATACGCGTCAGCGCTAAATACCGTTGGATAGAAGGAATACCCGTTGGCGATAATGCTGTCCTGATCCGTTAACGATGCGGAAATTAACAGTACGAACGGGGCAATGCATGCTGCAGCAAACAAAAACAAAGCGATGTGACTAACATACGTTATTCCTTTGCCATCTTGTTTCAAGGGAATCACCTCCTAGAATAATGCATTTTCTTTGCTGTACACTCTTACCGTGTAGTTCGCTAGAAGGACGAGTATAAACCCGACGATCGATTGGTATACGCCTGCCGCCGTAGACATGCCGATGTCGCCGTGGCCTAGTAACCCGTTAAACACGTAGGTATCGATGGTAGACGTCGTTTCGAACAAAGCGCCGGAGTTCAACGGTACTTGGTAGAACAACCCGAAATCGGAGTAGAAAATCCGTCCAACGGCAAGCAACGTCAAAATGATGATGACCGGCATCAGCATCGGCAGGGTGATATGTAAAATTTGCTGCCAACGATTCGCTCCGTCCAGTCTCGCCGCTTCGAAGTACTCTTCATCGATGCCGACCAAGGCGGCAAAGAATACGATGCTGGAGAAGCCTACTCCTTTCCAAAAATGCACCAGCGTCAGAATCGTCGGCCAATAGCTTGCTTCCGTATACCAGGAAATTCCCTCCTCGTTCCCGAACCACGGCAGCACCGTCCGATTCAAGAAACCGGTTTCCGGACCCAGCACGGCAAACACCAGATAGCTGACGATAACCATTGAGATTAAGTGCGGAAGCGTAATAATAGCCTGATAGGTTTTCATTAACACTTTCTGTTTGATCTCGTTCAGCATAATGGCGGTGGCTAATGACAGGACCGTTCCGACTACGATGAAGAACACGTTGTATAGGATTGTATTTCTCGTAATGATGTACGCATCCGATGTTTTAAACAAATACTCGAAATTGGCGAGGCCGATCCAATCGCTGTTCAAGATGCCTTTCGCGAAATTGATGTCCTTGAATGCGATGACGATTCCCAGCATCGGCAAGTAATTGTTAAATAGAAAATAAAGCAGTCCGGGGATCATCATCAGTAAAAGCGGTGCATACTTTCGGTATTCGCTGGTTCGT
The nucleotide sequence above comes from Paenibacillus sp.. Encoded proteins:
- a CDS encoding carbohydrate ABC transporter permease, producing MKQDGKGITYVSHIALFLFAAACIAPFVLLISASLTDQDSIIANGYSFYPTVFSADAYTYLFDRGADIIRAYGVTLFITIFGTLLGVTITALLAYPLSRSVTPHRNLIMFLVFFTMLFHGGLVPSYLVYTQFFELKNTIWALIIPGLLTNGFYVMLMRTFFQTTIPAALLESAQLDGAGEFRTLWSIVLPLSTPIMATIGMFISIMYWNDWQNGMIYITKPELFSIQNLLKRIMEDMNFIKDSMGAEAGAALAEMPSDSVKMAIAVIGALPILVAYPFFQKYFVKGIMIGAVKG
- a CDS encoding ABC transporter permease encodes the protein MKQAAPTAVVLAQPKVRKRTSEYRKYAPLLLMMIPGLLYFLFNNYLPMLGIVIAFKDINFAKGILNSDWIGLANFEYLFKTSDAYIITRNTILYNVFFIVVGTVLSLATAIMLNEIKQKVLMKTYQAIITLPHLISMVIVSYLVFAVLGPETGFLNRTVLPWFGNEEGISWYTEASYWPTILTLVHFWKGVGFSSIVFFAALVGIDEEYFEAARLDGANRWQQILHITLPMLMPVIIILTLLAVGRIFYSDFGLFYQVPLNSGALFETTSTIDTYVFNGLLGHGDIGMSTAAGVYQSIVGFILVLLANYTVRVYSKENALF
- the uidA gene encoding beta-glucuronidase, whose amino-acid sequence is MLYPIVTETRNVIDLGGIWRFKLDAGQGFEEEWMNAPLTDSISMAVPASFNDAGVTADIRNHVGWVWYERDFAVPSMLFSQRIVLRFGCATHKAKVYVNGVLVTEHTGGFTPFEAEVNAYLHAGKNRVTVAVNNIVDETTLPMGSYSETEVPGIGKVVKNSPYFDFFNYAGLHRPVKIYTTPKSYLKDVTIVTDLRGSEGIVRYETDIEGDVQVKVAVIDEDGNRVAESLGAAGTLTIDQAKLWEPLNAYLYQLRLELLDDGNVVDVYEQPFGVRTVEVKNGQFLINNKPFYFKGFGKHEDTPMNGRGINEAANVMDFRLMKWIGANSFRTAHYPYSEEMMRLADREGIVVIDETPAVGLHLSFNVTPTRGPKRNTWEVLKTQDCHAEAIRELVARDKNHPSVVMWCVANEPASEEEGAVEYFRPLVELTKELDPQKRPVTIVNIMMATPDRDKVAELVDVICLNRYYGWYALGGEFEMAKMALRKELNGWIQRCPGKPIMMTEYGADTIAGLHDVDPVMFTEEYQVEYLRANHEVFDEFEHFVGEQVWNFADFQTSQGIIRVQGNKKGIFTRDRKPKAAAHELRRRWTSIPDFSYKQSKTALVNQ